A single genomic interval of Eurosta solidaginis isolate ZX-2024a chromosome 3, ASM4086904v1, whole genome shotgun sequence harbors:
- the Sesn gene encoding sestrin homolog isoform X4: protein MDELELDQVTQVINYHPRFLDHFMRTQNFIMDGDGPLPYDYRYYLAIIAAARHQCPYLVKMYEKKFINQGGKAEWLNGLDYIPSKLRAIYDINKILAHRPWLLRKEHIEGLTKGKNSWSLSEVVHAMVLLSHFHSLSSFVFSCGLTQKLDGLSSPKLKTGAQQQQLMTMTTTQQQTPQQQQKTVLSEITLNNNNNMLDHNNHQLYNNNVGITTTHSDITMNGGGVDGGSSNGITKHTPTSGSPQQNVPVEALVERMKVLTQKQDECSEAELSNRFKSVEMQTAELPAAAAESTAEVPPIISHYIEDPNFTYQDFARRGAENIPNTFRVQDYSWDDHGYSLVNGLYSDVGTLLDQKFRAAYNLTYFTMGGYRNVDTSKFRRAIWNYIQCIYGIRHDDYDYGEVNQVTKSLLDRPLKMFIKTACCFPERITTKDYDSILVELQDSEKVHVNLMIMEARNQAELLYALREIMRYMT from the exons GCCGCTGCCCGTCACCAGTGTCCTtatctagtaaaaatgtatgAGAAAAAATTCATCAACCAAGGCGGTAAAGCTGAGTGGCTGAACGGCTTAGATTATATTCCATCAAAATTACGTGCCATATACGATATAAATAAAATACTGGCCCATAGGCCTTGGCTGTTGCGCAAAGAGCATATCGAG ggccTCACCAAAGGCAAAAACAGTTGGTCACTCTCCGAAGTGGTGCATGCAATGGTATTGCTCTCACATTTCCACTCGCTCTCCTCATTTGTATTCTCCTGCGGTCTCACCCAAAAATTGGATGGTTTGTCCAGTCCGAAATTGAAGACTGGCGCGCAGCAGCAACAATTAATGACAATGACAACGACGCAACAACAAACaccccaacaacaacaaaagactGTCCTGAGTGAAATAAcattaaataacaacaataatatgcTTGATCATAATAATCATCAGTTATATAATAACAATGTTGGAATTACAACTACGCACAGCGATATCACTATGAATGGTGGTGGTGTTGATGGTGGCAGCAGTAATGGCATCACGAAGCATACTC ccACCTCTGGTTCCCCGCAACAAAATGTACCAGTGGAAGCGTTGGTTGAGCGCATGAAAGTGCTCACTCAAAAACAGGACGAATGCAGCGAAGCGGAGTTAAGTAATCGTTTTAAGAGCGTTGAAATGCAAACCGCTGAACTGCCCGCCGCTGCAGCTGAGTCCACGGCCGAAGTGCCACCGATTATCTCGCACTACATTGAGGATCCGAATTTCACTTATCAGGACTTTGCACGCCGTGGTGCAGAAAATATACCTAACACATTTCGTGTGCAGGATTACTCATGGGATGATCATGGCTACTCGCTGGTTAATGG TCTCTATAGCGATGTTGGCACTTTGTTGGATCAGAAATTTCGTGCTGCCTATAACCTCACGTACTTCACCATGGGTGGTTATCGTAATGTGGATACATCGAAATTTCGTCGTGCCATTTGGAATTATATTCAATGCATTTATGGCATACGTCATGACGATTATGATTACGGTGAAGTGAATCAGGTGACTAAAAGC tTATTGGATCGCCCAttgaaaatgtttataaaaacaGCCTGCTGCTTTCCAGAAAGGATAACAACAAAGGACTATGATAGTATACTCGTCGAACTGCAAGACAGTGAAAAG GTCCATGTTAATCTAATGATAATGGAGGCCCGTAATCAGGCTGAATTGCTTTATGCGTTGCGTGAAATAATGCGCTACATGACATGA